The Syntrophobotulus glycolicus DSM 8271 DNA window TTCAATATTCTAAAGGCTTTAAAGGGAAATTTGCCGAAATAAGGCATCAGAATAGGAAGATTATTTTATTGAAACCGTATACCTTCATGAACTTAAGCGGACAATCAGTCGCCGAGCTGATCAACTATTACAAGGTTCCTTTGGAGGATATGCTTGTTATTCATGATGATATGGATATTGCTTTGGGCAGGCTGCGTTTTAGAGAGAAAGGAAGCGCCGGCGGGCATAACGGAATAAAATCAATTATTCAGGAATTGGGCACCCAGGAATTCTGGCGGCTTAAGATAGGTGTCGGCAGACCCCAAAAGGAAAGAGATGTGGTCAGTCACGTTCTTTCCGGTTTTGATCGAGAAAGCCGCGAAGTGCTCTCGGAGACTTTGGAGAAAGCCCGAAAGGCTGTGTTTCTCTGGCTGGAAGGCAAGGAAGCCGAAGCTATGCAAAACTACAATTCTTAAATAGGGTACTGTACAATATAATATTAGGAAAAAATATCTTTGTTCTTTATTTTGAAGATAAAATAAAATTATACGTGAAAAGCAGCCCCGGTCTGTATAACTGTTTATGGATAGGGTAAATCTACTTGTGGGGGTGTTTTTACATTGTATATGTTTAAAGTGTGTCGCTGCTGTGATGCGATTATCGGTGAAATAGAGTTTGAAAATATTCAAAAATTAAAAGCGGACAAAACCATGGATCTCATCGGTAATGTAGCTTATACTCTTTGTCCCCGGTGTATGAAAGAATTGGAAATCAATCAGAGGAGTTTCTATCAATAGTACAATCGCGGGAAAAGGCATATCCTTGAAAGAAAATTCACAAACTATTTGGGCGGAGGAAATCGGATGCCGACTATTGATGACTATTTAACCAAAGGACTGGAATTGGATCAAATTCAAGCAGCTATTGAAAAAAGGGATTCTCCTCAAATGATTTTTCATATTTCCGGAAGTATGAAGACTGCTTTGGCGGCAAATTTAATCAAAAAGAAGGGCCAGAGTTTGATTCTTACGTTTTCAGATGAGCAGGCATTGAAATGGATCAATGATCTGCAGACCTGGCTTCCCCAAAGGCGGATTTTATTCTATCCCACGACAGAGTGGCTTCCTTTTGAAGTGCTTGGACGGAGCAGGGAAACTACGGCAGAGAGAATCAGAGTCCTGCGGGCT harbors:
- the pth gene encoding aminoacyl-tRNA hydrolase produces the protein MKAVIGLGNPGIKYADTRHNVGFMLLDRIAGNEDVQYSKGFKGKFAEIRHQNRKIILLKPYTFMNLSGQSVAELINYYKVPLEDMLVIHDDMDIALGRLRFREKGSAGGHNGIKSIIQELGTQEFWRLKIGVGRPQKERDVVSHVLSGFDRESREVLSETLEKARKAVFLWLEGKEAEAMQNYNS